In Xiphophorus maculatus strain JP 163 A chromosome 2, X_maculatus-5.0-male, whole genome shotgun sequence, one genomic interval encodes:
- the bet1l gene encoding BET1-like protein: MADWNRGHGSVDSMLDAENKRLTDNLASKVSRLKSLAYDIDREVDDQNDYLDNMDSNFMSATGLLSGSVKRFSTMVRSGKDNRRLLCYVSGGLVLAFFLLYYLVSRIQT, from the exons GTCATGGCTCTGTCGACAGCATGCTGGATGCTGAAAACAAACGACTGACTGATAACTTGGCCAGCAAAGTCTCCCGACTGAAATCG CTGGCTTATGACATCGACAGAGAGGTGGACGATCAGAATGACTACTTAGACAACATG GACTCAAACTTCATGAGTGCAACGGGCCTGTTGAGCGGCAGTGTAAAGCGGTTTTCCACGATGGTCCGATCTGGCAAAGACAATCGACGTCTCCTCTGCTACGTCTCCGGAGGGCTGGTTCTGGCCTTCTTTCTTCTCTATTACCTGGTTTCCAGGATCCAGACCTGA